One segment of Pseudanabaena sp. FACHB-2040 DNA contains the following:
- a CDS encoding superoxide dismutase family protein, translating to MSSLNRPLRLIISFIAAIALALGVAPAAWAATGGTAQAVLYSTTDENLALGVAHLEETAEGLDIQVSFLGAPTGTHGFHIHAGDSCEDAGNAAGGHYNPDDVEHGYLIEDGFAAAHAGDLGNVVIGEDGTALYTALVPGLTLAAGEHPVTNHAFILHANPDDFSQPVGNAGSRVGCGLIVQD from the coding sequence ATGTCTTCTCTAAATCGCCCCCTTCGCCTCATCATCAGCTTCATTGCAGCGATAGCCTTGGCCCTGGGTGTAGCGCCAGCCGCCTGGGCTGCTACGGGAGGGACTGCTCAGGCCGTTCTTTACAGCACCACCGATGAAAACCTGGCTCTAGGCGTAGCTCACTTAGAAGAAACCGCTGAGGGTCTCGACATTCAGGTCAGCTTTTTAGGTGCGCCCACCGGCACCCACGGCTTTCATATCCATGCGGGGGATAGCTGTGAGGATGCGGGCAATGCGGCAGGCGGCCATTACAACCCCGATGACGTAGAGCACGGCTACCTAATCGAAGATGGGTTTGCCGCTGCCCACGCGGGTGACTTGGGCAACGTCGTGATTGGGGAAGACGGCACCGCCCTTTATACAGCTCTCGTTCCAGGGCTGACATTGGCAGCAGGAGAGCATCCAGTAACCAATCATGCCTTCATTCTGCATGCCAATCCCGACGATTTTAGCCAGCCTGTCGGCAATGCGGGCAGTCGAGTAGGCTGCGGCCTTATTGTCCAGGACTAG
- a CDS encoding DUF6737 family protein, with the protein MPKLESASAPSQPPSPWQYKPWWCQPWSIALTGVGLIGGSWILLERWWLTLLIGIPVTVWMAFFLLLWPRLMVESGLLDSLGEGKDL; encoded by the coding sequence ATGCCCAAGCTAGAATCCGCTTCTGCCCCTTCTCAACCCCCCAGCCCCTGGCAATACAAGCCCTGGTGGTGCCAGCCCTGGTCCATCGCCCTCACGGGTGTGGGTCTAATTGGCGGTAGCTGGATTCTCCTAGAGCGCTGGTGGCTCACCCTCCTCATCGGCATCCCCGTCACTGTCTGGATGGCTTTTTTCCTGCTGCTCTGGCCCCGGTTGATGGTTGAGTCGGGTTTGCTGGATTCGCTGGGTGAGGGGAAGGATTTGTAG
- a CDS encoding DMT family transporter, producing the protein MTQLNAQSHRLSYLKLVLTMFLWGGTFIAGRLAVREVGPFTAAFCRFAIASLCLLLLTYRFQGSLPRLKRPQVLPILLLGLTGIFAYNVFFFSGLKTIPAGRASLIIALNPVAIALGSALVYREKLSLLKLAGIGLSLLGAALVIGNGNPLNLLAGGVGIGDLFMLGCVLSWMGYTLVGKSVMGQLSPFVATTYACLVGALLLLLPAIAEGLAGAVTQMSTVTWLGVSYLGIFGSAVGFVWYYQGIQALGPARAGVFINLVPVFAIALAALVLAEPIAPSLLLGGSLVIAGVTLTNRAK; encoded by the coding sequence TTGACCCAGCTAAACGCTCAATCCCACCGGCTGTCTTACCTGAAGCTGGTTTTAACAATGTTTTTGTGGGGCGGCACTTTTATTGCCGGACGTTTGGCGGTGCGGGAGGTAGGGCCTTTTACTGCTGCATTTTGCCGCTTTGCCATTGCTTCTCTCTGCCTGCTGCTGCTCACCTACCGCTTTCAAGGCTCGCTGCCTCGGCTCAAGCGCCCCCAAGTTTTACCCATACTGCTGCTGGGGTTGACCGGCATCTTTGCCTACAATGTCTTTTTCTTCTCGGGGCTGAAGACGATTCCGGCGGGTCGGGCTTCTTTGATCATTGCTTTGAACCCGGTTGCGATCGCACTCGGCTCGGCCCTGGTCTACCGAGAAAAGCTATCGCTGCTAAAGCTGGCAGGTATTGGCCTGTCTCTGCTGGGGGCAGCTTTGGTGATTGGCAACGGCAACCCGCTAAACCTGCTGGCGGGCGGTGTTGGCATTGGCGATTTGTTTATGCTGGGCTGCGTCCTGAGCTGGATGGGCTATACCCTAGTGGGCAAGTCGGTCATGGGTCAGCTCTCGCCTTTTGTAGCCACGACCTATGCCTGCCTAGTGGGGGCGCTTTTGCTGCTGCTGCCCGCGATTGCAGAAGGGTTGGCGGGAGCTGTCACTCAAATGTCTACAGTCACTTGGTTGGGCGTTTCCTATTTGGGCATCTTTGGCTCTGCCGTTGGCTTTGTCTGGTACTACCAGGGCATCCAGGCACTGGGGCCAGCCCGAGCCGGGGTTTTTATCAATCTGGTGCCGGTGTTTGCGATCGCGCTAGCAGCTCTAGTTCTAGCGGAGCCAATCGCGCCTTCGCTGCTGTTGGGAGGCAGCCTAGTGATCGCGGGCGTCACCCTGACCAATCGAGCCAAGTAA
- a CDS encoding 3-deoxy-7-phosphoheptulonate synthase — translation MHKTQDLHVVETRPLISPALLHHELPLSAEAAEIVAGTRDRIRNILYNEDRRLLVIVGPCSVHDVDAAYEYGQKLSMLRHELSGQLEIIMRVYFEKPRTNIGWKGLINDPHLDGSYDINTGLRLARRLLLDLAHIGLPAATELLDPITPQYIADIISWTAIGARTTESQTHREMASGLSMPIGFKNNTDGSLQAATNAMLAASRPHHFLGINHHGLASIVTTTGNPDCHLVLRGGKNGPNYNADHVNQAAAELIKLNLNPRIMVDCSHANANKDHMQQVPVLENLSEQMRSGSRHILGVMIESHLKAGNQPIPQDLSSLVYGQSITDACVDFETTAKMLRTLAGAVEPMMQAAAK, via the coding sequence ATGCACAAGACTCAAGACCTACACGTTGTAGAAACCCGTCCCTTGATCAGTCCGGCGCTGCTGCACCACGAACTGCCCCTCAGCGCAGAGGCTGCCGAGATCGTGGCTGGGACTCGCGATCGCATTCGCAACATTCTCTACAACGAAGATCGCCGCCTGCTGGTCATCGTTGGCCCCTGCTCTGTGCACGATGTCGATGCCGCTTACGAGTACGGTCAAAAGCTCTCAATGCTGCGCCACGAACTCTCAGGCCAGCTCGAAATCATTATGCGGGTATATTTTGAAAAGCCCCGCACCAACATTGGCTGGAAGGGCCTGATCAACGACCCCCACCTAGACGGCAGCTACGACATCAATACGGGTCTGCGGTTGGCCCGCAGGCTGCTGCTCGATCTGGCCCACATTGGCCTGCCCGCAGCCACCGAACTGCTAGACCCGATCACGCCTCAATACATCGCAGACATCATCTCCTGGACTGCCATCGGCGCGCGCACCACCGAGAGCCAGACCCACCGAGAAATGGCCTCTGGGCTGTCGATGCCGATTGGCTTTAAAAACAACACTGACGGCAGCCTGCAGGCCGCAACCAACGCCATGCTAGCCGCCAGCCGTCCCCACCATTTCCTGGGGATCAACCACCACGGGCTGGCCAGCATCGTCACGACAACGGGCAACCCCGACTGTCATCTGGTGCTGCGGGGCGGCAAAAACGGCCCCAACTACAACGCTGACCACGTCAACCAGGCAGCGGCAGAACTAATCAAGCTCAACCTCAACCCCCGCATCATGGTTGACTGCAGCCATGCCAACGCCAACAAAGACCACATGCAGCAGGTGCCTGTGCTAGAGAATCTGTCTGAGCAGATGCGCAGTGGTTCCCGGCACATTCTGGGTGTGATGATCGAGAGCCACCTCAAAGCAGGCAACCAACCTATCCCCCAAGATTTGAGCTCCTTAGTATACGGTCAGAGCATCACCGATGCCTGCGTGGACTTTGAAACCACCGCAAAGATGCTGCGAACCTTGGCAGGCGCAGTTGAGCCAATGATGCAGGCGGCAGCAAAGTAG
- a CDS encoding ion channel — protein sequence MVLKPKGRPSSRIASRAGEFSDVVRYGETHLPWKDIYHHLLKISWPGFIGLMGLVYLAINALFALAYLLGGEGAIANTRPGSFTDLFFFSVQTLASIGYGAMYPQTLYAHGLVVIEAFIGLLFIAITTGISFARFSLPSARILFSNYAVIAPQNGVPTLMFRTANKRRNRILEAQLWVTLVRDEITAEGEFFRRFYDLKLSRSHTPLFALSWTAMHPIEASSPLYGETAESLAEANGEIVVILTGIDETISQTIHARHSFLAQEIFWNYRLRDIFCWTKDGRRAIDYSSFDLVEPIAPAPASPTDADSDLPHPTAGIERG from the coding sequence ATGGTGCTAAAGCCAAAAGGTCGCCCCTCATCGCGCATTGCTTCACGGGCAGGCGAATTTTCTGACGTGGTGCGCTATGGAGAGACTCACTTACCCTGGAAGGACATCTATCACCACCTGCTGAAGATCTCCTGGCCCGGTTTTATTGGGCTGATGGGTCTGGTTTATCTAGCGATTAATGCCCTCTTTGCCTTGGCCTATCTCCTGGGGGGCGAGGGTGCGATCGCAAATACCCGCCCCGGCTCCTTTACCGACCTGTTCTTCTTCAGCGTGCAGACTCTGGCCTCAATTGGCTACGGGGCCATGTATCCCCAAACCCTCTATGCCCACGGGCTGGTCGTGATCGAAGCTTTTATCGGACTGCTGTTTATTGCGATAACGACCGGCATCAGCTTTGCCCGCTTTTCCCTACCCAGCGCCCGCATTTTGTTTAGCAACTACGCCGTGATCGCTCCCCAAAATGGCGTGCCGACGCTGATGTTTCGCACCGCCAACAAGCGGCGTAACCGCATTCTAGAAGCGCAACTTTGGGTCACGCTAGTGCGCGATGAGATAACTGCCGAGGGGGAGTTTTTCCGGCGTTTCTACGACCTCAAACTGAGCCGTTCCCATACGCCGCTGTTTGCCCTATCTTGGACGGCAATGCACCCAATTGAGGCCAGCAGCCCTCTCTACGGCGAAACAGCAGAGTCTCTGGCTGAAGCAAATGGTGAAATCGTTGTGATTCTAACCGGCATTGACGAGACCATCTCTCAGACCATCCACGCCCGCCACTCCTTCTTAGCCCAGGAAATTTTCTGGAATTACCGGCTGCGCGACATTTTCTGCTGGACTAAAGACGGGCGACGGGCCATCGACTACTCAAGCTTCGATCTGGTTGAACCGATCGCACCCGCACCCGCATCGCCCACTGATGCTGACAGCGACCTGCCTCACCCAACCGCCGGAATTGAGCGGGGGTAG